Below is a genomic region from Medicago truncatula cultivar Jemalong A17 chromosome 3, MtrunA17r5.0-ANR, whole genome shotgun sequence.
TATGATGATAGATCTATTAGGGCTCATGTTCACCGTACAAGAGAATTGCTTTCCCTTTCCAACCTCCATGCTTCACTCTCAACTTCACTTGCTCTACAGAATGAGGCAGCACAAAATAAAGCTGCAAATGCAGCTGGTGTGTACTAGTTTTCCTACCCTTAATTGAATTTTTCGATATTAACTTGCTTATCTATACCTTCTCTGAAATATTTAGTTACTAGTCTGCTTCTGCATTTGCTAAAACAGTGGATGCCGCAAAACCCGAGGTTCCCGAGCTTGATGGGCTTGGTTATATGGAGGACATCTCTGGTTCATTGGGTAATTTATTGTCATCCCCATTAAAGGATATTAAATGTGTAGAAAGCATAGTGTTTTCGTCATTCAATCCTCCTCCAAGCTATCGAAGGTAACTCAAAGAACATCCTCTCTAGTTAATATCATTTCATGGGTgtgtttagtttatttatttattaaggatGCTCTCTGGTATGCAGGCTTGTTGGagatttgatttatttggatGTGATAACTCTCGAGGgaaataaatattcaattacCGGAAGTACAAAAATGTTTTATGTCAACTCAAGCTCGGCAAACACTCTTGATCCAAAGCCAAGTAAAGCTACTTCTGAAGCAACGACTCTTGTTGCTCTCTTGCAGAAGATTAGCCCCAGGTTCAAAAAAGGTAGTGAAGTGTGCTTGTAGAGTAACTGTTTCACACATAAATCTCTCAACTTTACCTTACAACCCAAACTTATTCTGCATCTTTCAATTTTGAAGCATTCCGTGAAATATTGGAGGGCAGGGCTTCCGCCCATCCTTTTGAAAATGTCCAGTCTTTGCTGCCACCTAATTCTTGGCTTGGCTTGCACCCGATTCCTGGTAAGCTCAGCCTCTTACAGTTTATGTCATCAGTGTTCATGTTACATTTTTATTTCGCAGTAGTTCTGCTCCAGGATTTGGATGCTATTGCTGCTTATTTTACCTTCTGTGTTCGGTTGTATGTTTTCCTTATTTGTTATCCATAATGGtcaacttttaatggaaaatatatcttttatccCATATAATGTTTTGATCTAGTTGATAAGTAGTTTCCACTCAACCAATTGGGGCATGTGATGCTATGACCTGATAATCGTGTGATGAATAAATTTCAACAATTATTTTTGTCGATAACTAGAtggaatcaatttttttaagatttcaTCCTATCCGGTAGCTTTTTCGAATGGATCTGAAAATTTGCAGTAATGATGAAGGATGATTGAGAAAATGCTGTTGCTTTTACTTAGTGTGATATAATTAATGCTAACAAGTGCATACTAAGAATTCTATAGAGTTGCAAATGTTGCAATGAATGAGTGAATACAAGAGGAGATAAGAGTAAGTGAATGCGTAAAGAGAGAAAGTCGGAAATGGAATAGTACCAACTGACTGAAAGATGGTATAATTGTTCCTAAGAGGTTCAATTGTACCTCAGAAGAAAACCAATAGATATGCCACCTAAGGAGTTTGAGGAAATCATGAAAAGCTCTAACCTAAATTATTAGAAAGGATCTAGATACAAATAGCCTACTTGGTCTTTTACGAAACACATAAAGCCAAATTTGCCTTTTAAGACTAAAGATTTGGTTGTTTGGTATGTTATCGTTGTTCTATATGCTTGTATATGATTTGAAAGTCAACTCCACAGTAGCTTGAAACTATGAGAACCTTCaggttttttatatttgaactATAGATTGGCTTGATATATTTTGTAATATAGTTTGGTGTGTTGGCAGAACACAGACGCGATGCTGCCAGGGCTGAGAATTCCTTGACTCTTTTATATGGAAGTGAGCCAATTGGCATGCAAAGAGACTGGAATGAGGAGCTGCAATCCTGTCGAGAATTTTCTCATACAACTCCCCAGGAGAGGTaccttcattttctctcattCATAGATTGATAACTTCGGAAGTATGCTTGTTCTTTAGTTTATCTGATGGTTATGCCTTGGTACCCTTCATAATCTCTTGGGTGATCTGTTTATCGCAGGATTTTGCGTGATAGGGCACTTTATAAAGTGACATCAGACTTTGTTGATGCTGCCATTAATGGTGCTATTGGAGTGATCAGTGGCTGTATCCCTCCAATAAATCCAACCGACCCAGAATGCTTTCACATGTTAGTTgtctttaattgttttaattaaggCTTAAGCAATTTGTTTAAtgtgttttgaaattttgaaaattgatctTCAGTGGAAGTTGAATagtacatttttcttctttggGATTGGGAGGTattgaaaatattcatcatcTGGCCCTACATTTTTCCTTGTGAAAGAAGCAGTCCATATCTTAATGACTTGACTGTTCCCAGAGAACGGTACATGGTTTTGGCAAACGATACCATGGCATTATGATGTAATATCATTGTGTTTATAAATCCTTTTCAGATTGTTGTTTTTCGAAACTCTTGCTTTGGTGTTATATATGTGATATTGCACTTGAGTTTTCCTTCGAACTAGGAATGCTTTTTGACTCGTCACTGTAATTTTGATGATAGGTATGTGCACAACAATATTTTCTTTAGTTTTGCTATTGATGCTGACCTTGAGAAGCTGTCGAAGAAACATGCGGACAGTAATTCAAAAACATCCAGCTCAAGCATTTCGCTACCTTCTTCTGATAAGGTTCCCAATGGAAGGAAAGAGGATGGTTCAAGTTTGGAAGACACAGAAACCACTCAAGACATTTCTCCTGAAGTGCTGGCTGAAAATGAGCAAGCCACATATGCTTCAGCAAACAATGATTTGAAGGGCACCAAGGCTTACCAGGAAGCTGATGTCCCTGGACTTTATAATCTTGCCATGGCAATAATTGACTACAGGGGTCACAGAGTGGTAGCTCAGGTGTGTAATAAAGCTCAAATTCACCTATTGCTAACTTTCTCTTTTCACATGAAACGGTGGTCATTTATTATTTGGTTCACATGTTTATTAAATCAGTTTACTACTGTTGCACGCTTGTGTCTAAGAAGCACATATGTGATTATTATGTGATTTTACCTATACGTTTCCTTTTTGGGATAGTTGATTTATGAGATGACATAGCCTCTATGGCCAAATGGTCTCCAGTCACTGCAAGTTGCCATCTTCACTCTTCTATCAAGGAAGTTTATGCCTATAAAATAGAAGtttaatattaaattgtttAACATGAGTAATGTGGTGGATGTTATACTTGAAATTTTGATTCATTGTTTGTAACTCATGAATCCTTGTTCTCAATTCAAAatgctgttttgattttgaattatatattgTGCTGCAGAGTGTTTTGCCAGGCATTCTCCAAGGGGACAAGTCAGACTCTCTCTTGTATGGCTCTGTCgacaatggaaagaaaatcaGTTGGAATGAAGGTTTTCATGCTAAGGTAAGAAGGGTGGAGAATTTAATTTAGTAATTAGTGATGCTGTTAGTGATTTGAAACCGTTGTATTTATTGTGTGATATTAAATAGTAAACAAATTTTTTGGAAAGGGAAATATGTGTTTAAAGTTGCattatctttatatattaattttaactaTGTATTCTTTTTAGCTGTGTTCTCTATcagatagattttttttttttgtatatctTCTAAGCTTTTATTGTGTTAGGTGTCAGAGGCTGCCAAACGCCTTCATCTGAAGGAACATTCAGTCCTTGATGGATCAGGAAATGTTTTGAAATTAGCTGCACCAGTGGAATGCAAGGGGATTGTTGGGGGTGATGACAGgtagttgtttttgttttgttataatTATAGCGTGTGTTGTTTATTGGTGTCATCTCTGTAGATTTGCGAGGCTATTGTAGGAGAGTTATAATATCCAACTACATCGAagattttgatttgaaaattggtcatatatttgattttttttaactccaCTCTTGCTGTTTTTTGTATGTTATTTGTTTTCGAATATATGTTATTAACAGTAATAGATTCGAAGTTAGTCATGGATTAATTATCCTCCCCTCTATTTCCCCTGAACCAACCAAaccccaaaataaaaatatccttCAGCTCATAGAGCTGTGACTGCGTGCCCAAGTATATTGCCGAAATATTCACAAACTTCAGACTATCCTCTATCTACCTCTCGGTGAATTTGACACCATCATTATGCAGGCAACATAATACCTTTATATATCTCCCTCTCATATGCTCcctatttttgtttaaaacacTGGTTTTGCTCCATGCTTGAGCTAATCTCGCATTTGGAATTTTGTCCGTGTTTTCTCTGGGCCTTCCTACGTATTGGGCTTTATCCTAATCAATAAATGATTGTGCTGGTGCTATGCACTGATGCTCTACTCTTTCTGTAAAATGATCAGGCATTATCTTCTGGATTTGTTGAGGGTGACACCTCGGGATGCCAACTATACTGGACCCGGTTCTCGATTTTGTATCTTGAGACCCGAATTAATTAATGCCTTTTGTCAGGTATGTATTCCACCATAGTGCGAATAATATATGGATTTtctttgtatatcaaatttatGCAGCTGGCTCTTTGTTGGAATAGGTTCAAGCAGCTGAGGCATCAAAGCCCAAGGACATAACTTCTGAAGGGGCGGAAAACATTTCCACTGAGTCTCAAAATGCCACTGATGAAGACAAGCCAGTAAGTAGAATCATACcccttctatatatatatatatatatatatatatatatatatatatatatatatatatatataatgtgttGTGTGTATGTGTGTTTTGTTACAATCCTACTATCACAAAAGTTTTAGCTGTTGGGTGAAAATACAcgaaatattttttgtattacATCTCAATTACTTTCTCTGAAGCAAAGTCACATTTGGCTTGAAGTGTGGACAATGCAGTATTGATTAAAGAAATCTTGTTTGCTCtccttttttataattaattttcgTGCTGTTGTTTATAATGGCTATCTAATCTTATTATGATTTCTTTCCGGTTGCCTCTGAAAAAAGTGCCTGTGCTTTTGTGATTTGATTAGTCGTCTTGTTGAGCAACCAAAACCATCTtgtaagaatatcatatttttggtataagattaattaattgattgcTTTCTGCAGGATTtaacaaaggaagaaaaaacTGAGGATGTCAAAGAACAAGCATCTGCATCTAATGAAGCTTCTTGTTGTAAGGAGGATATTGTTTTCAATCCGAATGTCTTCACTGAATTCAAACTCGCTGGGAGTCCAGAGGTTTTCTTTAACCTATATCTTTGCCTACTTCTAACTACATATTTATCTGCTTGAAAACATCATGAAACTTCTTACAGTATTTTGTGATATTCTTACATGGCTCTGTCTAATCATATTCTCTAGGAAATAGCAGCTGATGAAGAAAGTGTGAGAAAAGTTAGTCAATATCTTACTGATGTTGTACTGCCGAAGTTTGTACAAGACCTATGCACACTAGAAGTTTCACCTATGGATGGCCAGACATTAACAGAAGCACTCCATGCTCATGGAATTAATGTTCGCTATATTGGCAAGGTAAGCATtgtattttttagtttaattgctgtaagtaataatttattttgatagcTGGTCAAGTGAATCGCGTGccattttatttgatatatctttCCTTGTCTTTTGATAGACATTTATTGTACTATTCCTGATTTGCCCATGTTTTTGTGAAGGTGGCTGGGGGAACTAAACATCTACCTCATCTGTGGGATCTATGTAATAATGAGATTGTTGTCAGATCAGCGAAACATGTTATCAAGGTGATAAAACTGTCTTAAGCATTTCATTCTCCTCTTTTTTTCCTCTATCATTAGCTAATTTGAAATCTGAGAATTCTCTGTGCTCTTCTAATTGACGTGGGAACTCAAGTACTCTGAATAATGACGGGAATCATCAAATGCATAGTAGTCTTCTATAATAGAATGGGAATTCTGTGTCTTCATTTTTGTGGAAgtatattttatgatatttttaattattaatcacgAACCTTTTAATTATTGATTTGTATAACTTGCAAGTGTTTGAGTGTTTAATCTGCCAGTTCTTGTTTGAAGCTCCAAAATTATCCTAAATGTCTTTCGTGATCAAGAAATATTTTTAGCTTTTAGTAGTTTGTTATTATAGATAGTTTAGGTGTTACTGATTTTGTTCCTAATTATGAGGGACGCCTATCATGTCTCCCTTGCATATATAGCTTTACAGAtcctttttaaattcataatGAGGTCATTCAATTTATTCAAGTACTCTGTTTGATGTTAACACGGTGTGTTATGCTGAGTATAAGCTATATTCCAAAATTAACATTCTGATAAGTCTGCTTGCATGTGCACATAAATGATGTTTAAGTGTATCTTCTGAGATGAGTGGAAAATCATGTTCTGTTTGCAGGACTTATTGAGAGAGACAGAGGATCACGATCTTTCACCGGCAATATCTCATTTCTTGAACTGCCTATTCGGAAATTGTCAAGCTTTTGGTGGAAAATTAGTTACTAATCTCACACAGTCCAGAACTACTAAAAAGGTATATCCTGTATGGTTGAAAACGAAGATAACTGCTACTCATGTTTTCCTAATTTGTTGGTTCATGTTTAACGCGAACCAGTGAATTAACCTGTAAACTTCTCCTTCTCTTAGGTTTTATATGCAGCTTTTGTTTTCCTGTAAACTTTATAATCTGTGAAGTAACCCATTGCTGTGTTTGTAATCCTTACTCTTCAATGTACAGGATCATGCCGGGCATCGGTCTCCAGGAAAGAGTTCCAAAGGACATGTACGGTGGAATGGCAGGGCATCTTCAAGAAAGACCCAACCTTCATATATGAATATGAGCTCTGACACTCTTTGGTCAGAGATTCAAGAATTTGCAATGGTCAAATATGAGGTACCGATTATCTACGTGTTGTTCAATTGTTTTAATTGAATGTGGGGGGCTTGGCTGTGCAGTTGTCATTTTGGGAACTGCACCAGATCTATATTATTTGTTGAGTTCTATCTAAAATATGTAATTTCAACTTAAATTCCTTTTAGGCACAAGCAAATTAGACAATAATGCTcgttttgtgtttttattttgtatattctGTAACTCTTTTTATTcgttttgtgtttttattttgtatattctGCAACTCTTTTTATACATGTCTATCTTTTGCAGTTTGAGTTGCCAGAGGATGCAAGGTCGCGTGTTAAGAAAATTTCTGTTCTTCGTAATCTCTGTCTGAAGGTAGGTACATCATCATGATCATTTGCAGTTTAGTCATttcatatttgaatttgtttgaGGTAAATAGTGTTAGACTTATCATGGTAACTTTCATAATCTTTTAATAATCCCAATAGCATAAAGGTGTTGAAAAGTTCTTTCTTAATATTTGTTCacaatttatttaattgatCTTTTAGATCATGTAAAACACTTCCTCCTTAACCTTGTAATTCTTAATTTATTTCAGAAAAGATACAATGTGATAGAACTGTTCTTTCCATTTTATCATGTTATGAaaatagtattaattttttaaaatttacaatacTGTAGGTATTTTGATCTTTCTGATTTTACTCTCCTAGAATACATGTTTATACTTCGTCTcagacaatatttttaaaaatttagttaGATTGCAATATTAGTTGCTTTATAGTGTCAGACAATACATGTTTTTATAGTgtcttttaccattttgccaCTGAGGCCTTCAATTTTATTGCTTTTATATTAGTGTTAGTGACATACCTTGACACTGTTTGCTTTTCAGGCCGGTATAACCATAGCAGCACGTAAATATGATCTTAGTTCTCCAACACCATTCCAAACTTCAGATGTATTTGATCTCCGTCCTGTGGTCAAGCATTCAGTTCCTTCATGCTCTGAAGCCAAGGAACTTGTGGAAACTGGAAAACTTCAATTAGCTGAGGTTTTAACCATGcttcatatttcttttttatttttattgaaagtaGTATAATTAAttctccatccgtttcaaaattcGTATCATTTAAGGTTTTTATACAGATTAATAAAGGCAATAAAGTTGTCAAGAGGACATGACTCTTGCATGAATGCAATGTGGAATATAATCCTTTGCAAGCAGTGTACACAGTTTTAATTAGAAAGCATATttgcaaaataataattaattctaccttgaaaagt
It encodes:
- the LOC11423893 gene encoding clustered mitochondria protein isoform X1 — its product is MAGKSNKGRNRKGSNTAAVAVATAAVSGGVETAIQADVPANDNVEAVTEVANIDAVEVAAVGDGAVVSSEVNENEAANEENQPKQGDLQLYPVSVKTQTGDKLELQLNPGDSVMDIRQFLLDAPETCFITCYDLLLHTKDGSTHHMEDYNEISEVADITTGGCSLDMVPAFYDDRSIRAHVHRTRELLSLSNLHASLSTSLALQNEAAQNKAANAAVDAAKPEVPELDGLGYMEDISGSLGNLLSSPLKDIKCVESIVFSSFNPPPSYRRLVGDLIYLDVITLEGNKYSITGSTKMFYVNSSSANTLDPKPSKATSEATTLVALLQKISPRFKKAFREILEGRASAHPFENVQSLLPPNSWLGLHPIPEHRRDAARAENSLTLLYGSEPIGMQRDWNEELQSCREFSHTTPQERILRDRALYKVTSDFVDAAINGAIGVISGCIPPINPTDPECFHMYVHNNIFFSFAIDADLEKLSKKHADSNSKTSSSSISLPSSDKVPNGRKEDGSSLEDTETTQDISPEVLAENEQATYASANNDLKGTKAYQEADVPGLYNLAMAIIDYRGHRVVAQSVLPGILQGDKSDSLLYGSVDNGKKISWNEGFHAKVSEAAKRLHLKEHSVLDGSGNVLKLAAPVECKGIVGGDDRHYLLDLLRVTPRDANYTGPGSRFCILRPELINAFCQVQAAEASKPKDITSEGAENISTESQNATDEDKPDLTKEEKTEDVKEQASASNEASCCKEDIVFNPNVFTEFKLAGSPEEIAADEESVRKVSQYLTDVVLPKFVQDLCTLEVSPMDGQTLTEALHAHGINVRYIGKVAGGTKHLPHLWDLCNNEIVVRSAKHVIKDLLRETEDHDLSPAISHFLNCLFGNCQAFGGKLVTNLTQSRTTKKDHAGHRSPGKSSKGHVRWNGRASSRKTQPSYMNMSSDTLWSEIQEFAMVKYEFELPEDARSRVKKISVLRNLCLKAGITIAARKYDLSSPTPFQTSDVFDLRPVVKHSVPSCSEAKELVETGKLQLAEGMLSEAYTLFSEAFSILQQVTGPMHREVANCCRYLAMVLYHAGDMAGAIMQQHKELIINERCLGLDHPDTAHSYGNMALFYHGLNQTELALRHMSRALLLLSLSSGPDHPDVAATFINVAMMYQDIGKMNTALRYLQEALKKNERLLGEEHIQTAVCYHALAIAFNCMGAFKLSHQHEKKTYDILVKQLGEDDSRTRDSQNWMNTFKMREVQMNAQKQKGQAINAASAQKAIDILKAHPDLIHAFQAAAGGSGSSVAAANKSLNAAMMGEALPRGRGNDERAARAAAEVRKKAAARGLTVRPHGVPVQAVPPLTQLLNIINSGTAPVAADNGNANGAKQDEDVAKKEANGAQTEANGPPSSDSTDAEKSAPVQEPAPVGLGKGLSSLDNKKQKSKPKAGA
- the LOC11423893 gene encoding clustered mitochondria protein isoform X2, giving the protein MAGKSNKGRNRKGSNTAAVAVATAAVSGGVETAIQADVPANDNVEAVTEVANIDAVEVAAVGDGAVVSSEVNENEAANEENQPKQGDLQLYPVSVKTQTGDKLELQLNPGDSVMDIRQFLLDAPETCFITCYDLLLHTKDGSTHHMEDYNEISEVADITTGGCSLDMVPAFYDDRSIRAHVHRTRELLSLSNLHASLSTSLALQNEAAQNKAANAAVDAAKPEVPELDGLGYMEDISGSLGNLLSSPLKDIKCVESIVFSSFNPPPSYRRLVGDLIYLDVITLEGNKYSITGSTKMFYVNSSSANTLDPKPSKATSEATTLVALLQKISPRFKKAFREILEGRASAHPFENVQSLLPPNSWLGLHPIPEHRRDAARAENSLTLLYGSEPIGMQRDWNEELQSCREFSHTTPQERILRDRALYKVTSDFVDAAINGAIGVISGCIPPINPTDPECFHMYVHNNIFFSFAIDADLEKLSKKHADSNSKTSSSSISLPSSDKVPNGRKEDGSSLEDTETTQDISPEVLAENEQATYASANNDLKGTKAYQEADVPGLYNLAMAIIDYRGHRVVAQSVLPGILQGDKSDSLLYGSVDNGKKISWNEGFHAKVSEAAKRLHLKEHSVLDGSGNVLKLAAPVECKGIVGGDDRHYLLDLLRVTPRDANYTGPGSRFCILRPELINAFCQVQAAEASKPKDITSEGAENISTESQNATDEDKPDLTKEEKTEDVKEQASASNEASCCKEDIVFNPNVFTEFKLAGSPEEIAADEESVRKVSQYLTDVVLPKFVQDLCTLEVSPMDGQTLTEALHAHGINVRYIGKVAGGTKHLPHLWDLCNNEIVVRSAKHVIKDLLRETEDHDLSPAISHFLNCLFGNCQAFGGKLVTNLTQSRTTKKDHAGHRSPGKSSKGHVRWNGRASSRKTQPSYMNMSSDTLWSEIQEFAMVKYEFELPEDARSRVKKISVLRNLCLKAGITIAARKYDLSSPTPFQTSDVFDLRPVVKHSVPSCSEAKELVETGKLQLAEGMLSEAYTLFSEAFSILQQVTGPMHREVANCCRYLAMVLYHAGDMAGAIMQQHKELIINERCLGLDHPDTAHSYGNMALFYHGLNQTELALRHMSRALLLLSLSSGPDHPDVAATFINVAMMYQDIGKMNTALRYLQEALKKNERLLGEEHIQTAVCYHALAIAFNCMGAFKLSHQHEKKTYDILVKQLGEDDSRTRDSQNWMNTFKMREMNAQKQKGQAINAASAQKAIDILKAHPDLIHAFQAAAGGSGSSVAAANKSLNAAMMGEALPRGRGNDERAARAAAEVRKKAAARGLTVRPHGVPVQAVPPLTQLLNIINSGTAPVAADNGNANGAKQDEDVAKKEANGAQTEANGPPSSDSTDAEKSAPVQEPAPVGLGKGLSSLDNKKQKSKPKAGA